The following is a genomic window from bacterium.
GGTAATAAGAAATCCTGTTCCCGTTCGTGTCCCGCACTGTCAAACTGTCGAAATCCGCGGAAAAAGCAGTCGCCTCCCTTATTTCTCTCGCCATCACCTCAACCACAACCCTCGCATTCTGGCTTGAACGGACTTGTTTTCTCCCTGCCTGGAATGCCTTGTTTGCCTGTATAAAAATTGTATAAACACCGGTTATTATTATTATAAAGATAAACATGGCAACTAAAAATTCAACAAGTGTAAAACCTTTTTCTTTATTAATATTCATAATTATTCATGGCCCAAATGTTATAAAAACATTTGAATTCTTAGACGCATTATCATAACCAACAGTCAATTCTTTGCCATTCTGGCCCTTTGTGGCATTAAATATTATTCTGATTATCAACCTGTCGTTTATCGCGCTTGAGCTGATATTTTCCGTCCATGAATAAGCGTGATACGAGCCTACAAAATTCCTGGCATCTTCATCATCAAAGGCGGTCGATCTGTATAAAATACCCGTGGAATAATAATAAAGCTTGGCATAAAATTTGCCCTGGATATTTACATGTTCATTGGAGGCCCAGACAGTAAAAGTCCAGTCGCCGGACGGGTTCACAAATACAGTATCCGACAGCCAATTTCCATAAACATATTCTCCCGATGAGGCGACAACTTTGTCAATTTCCTGGACAAAAGCCTGGTCCGGTGCGGTAGTCGTAAGGTTTTGATAACTGCTGTTAACCGGGGAGTTTTCCACATGGAAAGAATAAGTAGCTGTCGGAGAATTTATTGTAGTAAATGTCCATGCCTGTTCGGCAGACATTGAATTACCGGCTAAATCTTTAACTCCTGTTGTCACAACAGCGGTATATGTTGTCTGGTAGCTTAAATTGCTTGTTGGTGTAAGTGTAAAAGTATAATTCGCGGGATTATAGGTAATACCCGCGGGAATATTTGTCACACCGCCCTGGAGAAGCTTAACATTGTTTGAATTAGTAATGGTAGATTCAATCATTGGCTCGCTGAAAACCCCGCTTACACTTGTGTCCAATGGAACACCGGTTGCGGCGTCAGCCGGTTTAAGATTTGACAAGGCCGGCGGTATAGTATCAGAAGCAATAACCGTAATATGATAAAAATTACCGCTCTGGGCATTTGGTGGAGAGGTAACTAAATTCCCCGCCTTGTCCCACGCGGCAATATAATAATCCACATCATAATTACTGTCACCGCTCCAGTCCCTGATTACCTCCGAGAAAATTACAGCCTGCCAGTTGCCGTTATTAATATTCCCTGAAACCAAAGACATTTTGGCCGTAGTGCTGTATGTGCTATCTACATCCTGGTACCCGATAAAAGGCCCGGTTGTAGTGGAATCTATCCCCATAAAATCCGTCATTTGCGCTGTAATGGTTATACTGGTAGATTCAATGGCTGACGAAACGGGCGTAGTAGTTATGACCGGCGGGGTAGTATCTTTTACGCCAAAATAATAAACGGGACTCGTCCCCGAATTACCCGCGCCGTCCCTCGCTTCAAAGTAATACTCGGCATCCTGCACCAGGCTGAGCGGGTCCCTGTCCAAAACATAAGCCGCGGGCACGGTTCCCGACCACGTTCCGTATGTTAAACTCCCGCCGGCCAATGCAAGTGTTGTAGAACTGTAACTATTGGATTGATACCAGAGCAAAGGGCCGACCACGCTTAAACTATCCGCCATTACTACCTGTATAACCGCGGGATTTCCCGCTTCAACAGGTACAGCGGTAACTACAACCGGCGGGGGAATTACCTGCGGCGGTGTTGTATCAATAACAAACGTTCCGGTACTTGATCCGGGGTTGCCCTGTTCATCAACACCAGACACATTTACGAGCGCGGTCCCATCCGGGGTCGGTCCGTCCGTGGGATCATCCGCATTCCCCTGGGAAATGGTTACAGCGGAAGAATTTTGATATGTAAAATTGTTGATTGCCTCATTATAATCAGCGGCTTCTACCAGGGCAACTGTTATGGCGGATCCCTGGTAAGCTGTCCCGTATGCCGGTATAAAATTTAATATGGGAACACCTCCTAATTTTTCGCTCGCGCTGACATTTATTGTAATAGTCCCCGCGCCCGTAATGCTTGGCGTCACCTGGCAGATAAAAGAGGGGCCTATATTATCACTCCCGGCAAGAAGCCTGGGACCTACATAAGTTTGCAGGGTATGGCTTTGCGCCACCCCTTTCTGGTCGCTCCAGTTAAGGTCAATAATCAATCTTTTATAATCCGTGGTATTTCCAAATGAGTCATAAGCGCCTGTCCCGTCTGCAGGGTCGTCTATCGGTTGAACTTCTATAAACCATGCGACAGGAGTATTTCCCACGTATGTTGTCCCCAGAAGCTCGTTTTCTGTCACATCTCTTGTATTATTTAAATTTGAATCTTTATACCCGGGGCTGCCCGTCCCGATATAGTAAAAATTCATGTCTTCAATCTCTTCTAATTTCTGCCTGGCAAAATTAATGACAGACATTTTGTTTTCCGCTTTTTTAGCGCCAAGAAAACCATAACTTAACAGGGAAATCAACGCCAGTAACCCGACTGAAAGTATTAACATAGCCACGAGAATCTCAACAAGCGTAAATCCCATGTTAGTTTTTAGTTTTAAATCTTTAGTTTTAAGTCTTTTCATCCTAACCACCACCTGTAAATTGTTTCTCCCCAAAAAATGGAAATGACCGATGCCGTTGCAAGATACGGCCCAAAAGGGATCTCATCCCTTCTTTTTTTAATCTTAAAAACAAGCAGGATAATTCCGATAAAACCTCCTATTATAAATGAAAGCAAAACCGTTAAAAAAGCGTTCTTCAACCCGAGAAACACGCCAATCAATCCTGCCAGTTTAATGTCACCTATCCCCATGCCGCCGCGGCTTGCAAAAACAATAAATCCAAAAACCCCAAGGCCTAAAACCATTCCCAGAAACGCATCAAAAAAATTCAGAAAACTTTTATCAATAAAGGCAAACACAAGATTTAAAACTAATCCTGTTATTATCCCCGGAACAGTTATTATGTCTGGGATTAACGTCGTCCGCGCGTCAATAAAACCAATGACCAAAAGCATTGATGTCAAAAATACATACATGAATAATTCTCTGGAGAAACCCCACTTTACATATATATACCAAAAAATAATGCCCGTCAAAAATTCAACTGCCGGATATTGCAGGGAAATCCTTCCCAGGCAATATCGGCATTTCCCTCCCAATAGTAAAAAACTAATTATTGGGACATTATCGAACCATCTTAAATTCTTTTTGCATTCAGGGCAGTGTGAAGCGGGAAAAATTACAGATTCATCCTCTATAAAACGGCAGATACAAACATTCAAGAAACTTCCTATACATAATCCAAAGATAAATATTATTAATGACATGAAAATAAAGAAAACTCCCCCAACCCCCTCTTTATTTAAAGAGGGGGATAAAAGGGGGCGTTAAATTTTCCTCTTAAAAAAATAACGGTGGCAAGTCTATTAACTTTACCACCGTTATTCCGGTTTCGACAAAACCAAATCTTATGGAGTGCCAAGAGTACTCTTGCAGTTAGCCAATGTATCCGGGCCTGCTTTCGTACCAGCCTGAGTTAAGCCGAAATAATGGTCTGCATCCCTACCGATCGCATAAATACGATAAGCGGTGGGCGTGCTGTTGACATCATTAAGCGCGCCGGCAAAACTTCCTGTTGTGGAATCCAATTTTATATTTGTAGGAAAATCATCGCCTATAATAGTTGATAAAGCTGTTCCCGTGGAAGCCGCCGCGAGCGTAGGATACGCTCCGTTGTCAGCCGCGTACATTTCCAACGCCGTCTTTACCGCTTCAAGTGTCGAAAGGGCTGACGCGTCCTGCGCCTTGCCTCTTGCATTTAAGAAATTGGGAATTGCTACTGCTGCTAAAATACCTAAAATTGCTATAACGATCATAAGCTCGATTAACGTAAAACCCTTTTCTTTCTTAAATATCTTTTTCATATTGATTCACCTCCTTTCAAATACTAAACTCATTTTCGGGAAAAACCTTTTAAAACTTTAATTGAACCTGTTTTTTATATATTCCAAATAACTCCAATTGTCAAGTGAAATTATATTTTACCCGACAAGCTGAGACATCTTTATTATTGGCAGGAACAAAGCAATAACTACAACGCCGATTACAGTTCCTAAAAATACCATTAAGAGAGGCTCAATCAGGGCCGTCAATCCTTCAACCGCCGTATTGACCTCCTCATCGTAAAAATCCGCAATTTTTGTAAGCATCTGGTCCAGGGCGCCTGTTTCCTCCCCGACAGATATCATCTGTGTAACCATGGCCGGGAAAACACCGCTGTCACGCAGGGGGACAGCTATATTCGCCCCTTTCTGAATACTGTCTCTCGCGTTATTCACGGCGGTTTCAACTACCGTATTGCCTGCCGTTTTCGCCGTTATGTTCAAAGACTCAACTATAGGCACGCCGCTTGAAATAAGCGTCCCGAGGGTCCTCGTGAATTTCGCGACCGCTACCTTACGGAGAAGTATGCCGAAAACCGGCATCTTGAGAACAAATTTATCTACTTCCCTCCTGCCTTTATCTGTATTTTTTATCCTCCACAAAAGGAAGCCTACACCGAAAAAAAACCCAAAAACCAGGAAAAAATATTTTTTCATAAAATTACTGGTATTTAAAAGCGCCTGGGTAATCGCGGGAAGCTGGCCCCCAAAAGAAGAAAACATGGAGGCAAACGTGGGGACAATAAAAAGCATAAGCGAGCTTACGATAACGAGTGCAATAATAGAAACTGTAACAGGATAAACCAGGGCGCTTTTTACCTTTTTTTGCAGACGTTCCGCATTTTCAATATACAGGGCAAGACGGTTCATAACTACATCCAAAACCCCCCCGATTTCTCCCGCATTTATCATATTTACAAAAAGGTTGTCAAAAACCTTCGGATGTTTGGAAAGCGATTCCGCGAATGTGGCCCCGCCTTCCACTTTTTGCGTTATCTGTTCAATAATCTTCTTGAATTTAGGGTGGTCCATCTGGGAGGATAAAATAGTCAAACACTGGACCAGCGGCAGCCCCGCGCTGATCATAGTTGAAAACTGCCTGGTAAATATAGCTACATCCCTGGTTTTTATGGCTTTGCCAAAGTCAAAATTAATATTAAAATCTTTTGACTTTTGCTTAATAGAAATAGGTGTAATGCCTTTTGCCCTCAAAAACATTACAACATTATTCTGGTTGTCCCCGTCCATCGTGCCACTGATAATCTGGCCTTCACGGTTTCTCCCTGAATATGTAAAAGTAGCCATAAAACTCCTTTATCTCCCTTTACCAAGCATCTGATAAAACTCTTCCTGGTTGAATGAATGATTAACTGCCTCGTCATAACTGATTGCGCCCGTGGCATAAAGGTTCAAAAGTCCCTGGTTCATAGTCTGCATTCCCAATTTCTGGCTTGTCTGCAGAGTAGAATATATCTGGTGTACCTTCTCCTCCCTGATGAGGTTCCGTATGGCCGGGTTTGGAACAAGAACTTCCAGGGCAAGCGCCCTGCCTTTCCCTCCTGCCTTGGGTAACAATTGCTGTGATATAACTCCTTCCATGACAAAGGACAACTGCATCCTGACCTGGGGCTGCTGGTGAGGAGGAAAAACATCAATAATCCTGTTAATGGTCTGTATTGTATCATTGGTATGAAGGGTCGCGAAAACCAGATGTCCCGTTTCCGCGATTACAAGTGCCGCGCTTATGGTCTCAAGGTCCCTCATTTCACCTATCAGGATTATATCAGGGTCCTGCCGTAAAACATATTTTAAAGCGTTAACAAACGAAAATGTGTCCTGACCGACTTCTCTCTGGTTGATAATGGATTTTTTATGCATATGCACATATTCAATCGGGTCTTCTACTGTTATAATATGGCAGGAACGCTCGCTATTTATAAGGTCAATAATGGAGGCTAATGTTGTCGACTTCCCGCTTCCTGTAGGGCCCGTTACTAAAACAAGACCGCGGGGCTTTCTCGCCATGGTCTTTACAACACCTGGGAGACCTAATTCCTCAAAGGAAAGTATACGGTAAGGGATAGTCCTTATCGCACACGCAATACAATTCCTGTCATAATAGACGTTTACCCTGAAACGGGACAGGTCTTTTATGCCGAACGCGGTGTCTAATTCCCTTTCCCGTTCCAATTTTTTTTTCTGGTCGTCGCTTAATATACTATAAACCAGTTCACGGCATGTTTCGGGAGTAAGTTTTTCTTCTCCGAAAGATATTAACGTCCCGTCAATTCTGAACTGGGGAGGCATTCCTACAACCAGGTGCAAATCAGACGCGCGTTCTTTAACCATGGTTTTAAGCATTTCAGATAAAGAAAACATATTCCTCCTTCAATGAGCAAATGATTTATAAAGCCTACAGGCTTCATAAATCATAGCGTAGCGTCTGCGAATTGAACCCCGCACCTAACCGTCTATTAAACCTTTACTATGAAAATTCCATACGTTACGGAATATTTACATCTCACCCCACAGAAGGTTTTGGTGCGGGGTAAATTCGACCTAACAACTTAGCTTTGTCCGCCTTCGGCGGACTTGCCAAGTTGTGGTCTCATTTAATGTCCGCCAAATGTTACCCTGACAACCTCTTCAATTGAAGTCATCCCTTTTTTAAACTTGATTAACGCGCTGTCCCTTAATGTATTCATGCCCTGTTTGCGCGCTAAATCCCTTATTTCAATAGAGCTTGCTCTTTTAAGGATTAATTCCTTGATTTCTTCTGTTATCGGCATTACTTCATATATGGCAAGCCTGCCTTTGTATCCCCTGCCATTGCAATTCTGGCAGTCCTTGCCCCGGCCTTTGTAAAATTTATTGTTCTTAATCTCTTCCTGTGTTATTCCTAAATCAAGCAGCGCCTGTTCAGGATATTTTACTGCCTCTTTACATTCAGGGCATATCTTCCTTATAAGGCGCTGTGCCATAATCAGGACCGTGGCGGAAGCAATTAAAAAAGGCTCGATCCCCATGTTCATAAAACGGCTGATAGTGCTTGGCGCGTCATTCGTATGTAAAGTGCTCAAAACCAGATGACCGGTCAACGCGGCTTTAATTGCGATATCCGCCGTTTCAAAATCCCGGATTTCACCGACCATTACAATATTCGGGTCCTGCCTTAAAAATGAACGCAGGGCGGCGGCGAATGTAAGCCCTATATCTTCCTTTACATGGACCTGGTTAATTCCTTTCAGATTATACTCAACGGGGTCCTCTGCCGTCATTATATTTGTGGTCACGGCGTTAATCGTGTCAAGGGCGGAATATAAAGTGGTTGTTTTGCCGCTCCCTGTAGGCCCGGTTACAAGGACCATCCCGTAAGGGCTGTGGATGCCTTTTTGAAAATTATTTAACTCGGTCTCCTCAAAACCAAGCTGGGTCAAATCCAGCATCAGTGAACTTTTATCCAGGATTCTCATAACAATCTTTTCCCCGAAAAGAGTAGGGAGTGTGGAAACGCGCAGGTCTATGGATTTATTTTTTAATTTCAGCTTTATCCTTCCGTCCTGGGGCAAACGCCTTTCAGCGATATCAAGCTCCGCCATAATTTTTAAACGCGAGATAATCGCGCTTTTAAGCCTGAGCGGCGGCTGCATCACTTCATAAAGGACGCCGTCTATCCTGAACCTCACCCGGAAAACCTGCTCGTAGGGTTCAATATGAATATCACTCGCACCTTTTGATACCGCGTCGGCAAGTATGGAGTTTACAAGTTTAACTACGGGCGCCTCTTCAATCGCCTCTTTGAGCTTATTAACATCAACCTCTTCTTCCTCTTCAACAACCTCAAGTTCACCGCCTTCCCCTTTTTCTTTGTCCATGTCTTTTAAAACTTCTTCCATCGCACCCGAAGAGGCGTAAAAATTTTCTATTACCTTCCTGATAGCGGTCTCTGAAGACACAAGCGGAAGAATTTCACAGCCTGTCATAAACTTTAAATCGTCGATCGCAAACACGTTTTTGGGATTCGCGATGGCGACAGATAAAACATTGCCGTTTTTTTCAAGCGGGACGACAAGATATTTTTGCGCGGAATCCGCGGAAATAAGCTTTAAAATATTTTTATTAAATTCATAGTGGCTCAAGTCAACAGACGCAATCCCATACTGTTTTCCTAAAAACGCAGTAATAGTTTCCTCAGTGACAAATTTCAGCCTAATCAGGTTATTACCTATAGTGCCGCCTTGCTTTTGCTGGTTTTCTATTGCCTTCTCCAGTTGTTCTTCAGTAATAATTCCGGCTTCCACAAGCATCTGTCCGAGCTGTTTATTTGATTTCTCAGCCATTTTTTACTCCTTCATGCTATTATTATCTTATCGTGATTTTATTTCTTCTGCTTTATGAAATTTTTTACCGCGTGCTGAATTATTTTTACCGGCGGTTTCTTGCCCGTCCATATCTCAAAGGCCGATACTGCCTGGTAAATCAGCATCCCTAAACCGTCTATTGCCTCCAGTTTTCTCTTTTTTGCCTCTATAAGCAATTTTGTCCCGAACGGAGAATAAATAAGATCATAAAACAATAAATCTTTGTGCAGAAAATTTGTATTAATCAACAACCCGTCGCCGTGTTTCAATCCCACAGAGGTAGTGTTCACCAAAAGACTGCTTTCCTGCAAATATCCTTCAATGTTTTTCTCGTTAAGCGAGACCGCGTCCATGACGCACTGCGGAAATCTCTTGTTTAATTCATGGACAAGTTTTTTCGCCCTGTCGATATTCCGGTTTGCAACTATTATATGCCCTGTTTTTTCCCTGGCCAGGGCAAAAACAACCGCCCGGGCGGAACCTCCCGCCCCCAGGACAAAAACTGTTTTCCCCTTCGGTTTTGTGAAACTTGTTTCATTTTTTAAAGAAAGGATAAACCCATCCGCATCGGTATTAAATCCTTTCAATTTATCTTTTTCAAGCTTAATTGTGTTTACGGCACCTATAATACCCGCGTCGTCATCAATAAAATCCAGGTAAGGGATACATGTCTCTTTATGAGGAATTGTTAAATTGACACCGCATATTCCAAGTGTCTTTATACCGGCTAAACTTTGTTTAATGTCCTCGGGTTTTACCAAAAACGGGAGATAAACATAATTTAATCCAAGATATTCAAACGCAGTATTATGAATTACGGGCGACAGTGTATGTTCAACCGGGCACCCGAAAATACCGGTTATTTTAGTTTTACCGTTAATTATCATAAAGCCGTGTATTATTTATTCTGGCGGTTAGTAATTTTTTCAATTTCTGCTTCTTTAACTTTAACAAGAGCTTCCAATTTTTTTATATCCTCGCATAATTTAATAATTTCATCATCTTTAATTTTATGATATCTATATACTTTTTTCCCAATCAGGTTAAAATTTCCGTCCATTTTGTGTTTCAGATTTATTATATCCAGTTTTAATTTTCCCGTATGATAAAAATTTACCCCCTCTTCTTTTCCCTTCTTCGCAAGCCCGACTACCGTCTCGCCGAGCTTTCCCAGGTTCCTCTTTGCATCTTCAAATATATCATCTTTTTTGTCCGGCATAAAATCCCTTCCTGTTTATATATAAAAGTATAATAATATAATAGCACAAAATAAAAAATAAACCAGCACTTTGTATATGAAAATTCGAATAAGGAAGCTGCGCGAAAAAAAGAACGATTTTCTCCAGTGTTATAAGTAAAAACCAGTTTGTGTCCGCCAATATTTTTACAAGAAAAGAAATTTTTGAAAAAATGACCATTGAAATACCCAGATACAAAATAATACCTACAAGCGGGACGACAAAAATATTCGCTATTACCGATATTAAACTGACCTGCTGAAAATAAAAAGCGCCTACAGGCCACACTCCGACCTGAATTGCCAGAGAAAGTAAGAAAAGCTCTTTAGCGCTGTGAGAAAATTTACCCATATAATTATCAGGGAAATTCATGTTTATCCTTTTTAGATCTTCCATTTTCCCCTTCTCTTCTTTATTTATTTTTTTTATTTGGATTTTTTCAAGCTCCGGATATATCAATATCATGGATAAAACGCAAATAAAAGAAAGCTGAAAACTGATCGAAAAAAGGGCCAGCGGGTTGAACAATAAAATAATCAAAGCGGCCAGAGATAAACTGTTTAAAACATCGTTCTCCCGCTCCAGGATGTATCCAAAAAAAATGATGGTTAATGTAATGGCCGAACGGACCACAGGAGGATTCATTCCTGTAGCCAGGGAATAAAACCAAATCATTAAAATACTTGGAATAACCGCTATTTTTCTAGGTAATCTCAATATACCCACTAAGATCATGAAACTTATTGTTCCTATCAGGCCGACATTCATTCCCGATACCGCAAGGATGTGCACGGTTCCCGTATCCCTGAATATCTTCTGAACCCCTTCAGGAATAGTCTGATCGCCGCCCAGAACAATCCCGCTGATCAAAACAGACTCCATCCTAGGGAGATAATAAAAATATAAATTTTGAATATATTTTTTGAAAGAAATACTTGATTTTTTTATGCTATTTCCTTTACCCTCTCCGATTTTCTCTACCTTTGAACCGCCCGTATTG
Proteins encoded in this region:
- a CDS encoding Ig-like domain-containing protein, producing MKRLKTKDLKLKTNMGFTLVEILVAMLILSVGLLALISLLSYGFLGAKKAENKMSVINFARQKLEEIEDMNFYYIGTGSPGYKDSNLNNTRDVTENELLGTTYVGNTPVAWFIEVQPIDDPADGTGAYDSFGNTTDYKRLIIDLNWSDQKGVAQSHTLQTYVGPRLLAGSDNIGPSFICQVTPSITGAGTITINVSASEKLGGVPILNFIPAYGTAYQGSAITVALVEAADYNEAINNFTYQNSSAVTISQGNADDPTDGPTPDGTALVNVSGVDEQGNPGSSTGTFVIDTTPPQVIPPPVVVTAVPVEAGNPAVIQVVMADSLSVVGPLLWYQSNSYSSTTLALAGGSLTYGTWSGTVPAAYVLDRDPLSLVQDAEYYFEARDGAGNSGTSPVYYFGVKDTTPPVITTTPVSSAIESTSITITAQMTDFMGIDSTTTGPFIGYQDVDSTYSTTAKMSLVSGNINNGNWQAVIFSEVIRDWSGDSNYDVDYYIAAWDKAGNLVTSPPNAQSGNFYHITVIASDTIPPALSNLKPADAATGVPLDTSVSGVFSEPMIESTITNSNNVKLLQGGVTNIPAGITYNPANYTFTLTPTSNLSYQTTYTAVVTTGVKDLAGNSMSAEQAWTFTTINSPTATYSFHVENSPVNSSYQNLTTTAPDQAFVQEIDKVVASSGEYVYGNWLSDTVFVNPSGDWTFTVWASNEHVNIQGKFYAKLYYYSTGILYRSTAFDDEDARNFVGSYHAYSWTENISSSAINDRLIIRIIFNATKGQNGKELTVGYDNASKNSNVFITFGP
- a CDS encoding prepilin peptidase; translated protein: MSLIIFIFGLCIGSFLNVCICRFIEDESVIFPASHCPECKKNLRWFDNVPIISFLLLGGKCRYCLGRISLQYPAVEFLTGIIFWYIYVKWGFSRELFMYVFLTSMLLVIGFIDARTTLIPDIITVPGIITGLVLNLVFAFIDKSFLNFFDAFLGMVLGLGVFGFIVFASRGGMGIGDIKLAGLIGVFLGLKNAFLTVLLSFIIGGFIGIILLVFKIKKRRDEIPFGPYLATASVISIFWGETIYRWWLG
- a CDS encoding prepilin-type N-terminal cleavage/methylation domain-containing protein; the protein is MKKIFKKEKGFTLIELMIVIAILGILAAVAIPNFLNARGKAQDASALSTLEAVKTALEMYAADNGAYPTLAAASTGTALSTIIGDDFPTNIKLDSTTGSFAGALNDVNSTPTAYRIYAIGRDADHYFGLTQAGTKAGPDTLANCKSTLGTP
- a CDS encoding type II secretion system F family protein, translated to MATFTYSGRNREGQIISGTMDGDNQNNVVMFLRAKGITPISIKQKSKDFNINFDFGKAIKTRDVAIFTRQFSTMISAGLPLVQCLTILSSQMDHPKFKKIIEQITQKVEGGATFAESLSKHPKVFDNLFVNMINAGEIGGVLDVVMNRLALYIENAERLQKKVKSALVYPVTVSIIALVIVSSLMLFIVPTFASMFSSFGGQLPAITQALLNTSNFMKKYFFLVFGFFFGVGFLLWRIKNTDKGRREVDKFVLKMPVFGILLRKVAVAKFTRTLGTLISSGVPIVESLNITAKTAGNTVVETAVNNARDSIQKGANIAVPLRDSGVFPAMVTQMISVGEETGALDQMLTKIADFYDEEVNTAVEGLTALIEPLLMVFLGTVIGVVVIALFLPIIKMSQLVG
- a CDS encoding type IV pilus twitching motility protein PilT; translation: MFSLSEMLKTMVKERASDLHLVVGMPPQFRIDGTLISFGEEKLTPETCRELVYSILSDDQKKKLERERELDTAFGIKDLSRFRVNVYYDRNCIACAIRTIPYRILSFEELGLPGVVKTMARKPRGLVLVTGPTGSGKSTTLASIIDLINSERSCHIITVEDPIEYVHMHKKSIINQREVGQDTFSFVNALKYVLRQDPDIILIGEMRDLETISAALVIAETGHLVFATLHTNDTIQTINRIIDVFPPHQQPQVRMQLSFVMEGVISQQLLPKAGGKGRALALEVLVPNPAIRNLIREEKVHQIYSTLQTSQKLGMQTMNQGLLNLYATGAISYDEAVNHSFNQEEFYQMLGKGR
- the pilB gene encoding type IV-A pilus assembly ATPase PilB, whose product is MAEKSNKQLGQMLVEAGIITEEQLEKAIENQQKQGGTIGNNLIRLKFVTEETITAFLGKQYGIASVDLSHYEFNKNILKLISADSAQKYLVVPLEKNGNVLSVAIANPKNVFAIDDLKFMTGCEILPLVSSETAIRKVIENFYASSGAMEEVLKDMDKEKGEGGELEVVEEEEEVDVNKLKEAIEEAPVVKLVNSILADAVSKGASDIHIEPYEQVFRVRFRIDGVLYEVMQPPLRLKSAIISRLKIMAELDIAERRLPQDGRIKLKLKNKSIDLRVSTLPTLFGEKIVMRILDKSSLMLDLTQLGFEETELNNFQKGIHSPYGMVLVTGPTGSGKTTTLYSALDTINAVTTNIMTAEDPVEYNLKGINQVHVKEDIGLTFAAALRSFLRQDPNIVMVGEIRDFETADIAIKAALTGHLVLSTLHTNDAPSTISRFMNMGIEPFLIASATVLIMAQRLIRKICPECKEAVKYPEQALLDLGITQEEIKNNKFYKGRGKDCQNCNGRGYKGRLAIYEVMPITEEIKELILKRASSIEIRDLARKQGMNTLRDSALIKFKKGMTSIEEVVRVTFGGH
- a CDS encoding shikimate dehydrogenase, producing MIINGKTKITGIFGCPVEHTLSPVIHNTAFEYLGLNYVYLPFLVKPEDIKQSLAGIKTLGICGVNLTIPHKETCIPYLDFIDDDAGIIGAVNTIKLEKDKLKGFNTDADGFILSLKNETSFTKPKGKTVFVLGAGGSARAVVFALAREKTGHIIVANRNIDRAKKLVHELNKRFPQCVMDAVSLNEKNIEGYLQESSLLVNTTSVGLKHGDGLLINTNFLHKDLLFYDLIYSPFGTKLLIEAKKRKLEAIDGLGMLIYQAVSAFEIWTGKKPPVKIIQHAVKNFIKQKK
- a CDS encoding ComEC/Rec2 family competence protein; the encoded protein is MTKQPCLKVLSIFIFGIILGRYFYLPFYQIFLFLIVSFLFSVFFFIKQKEIICNIFLSLAILSSGFILTLNSIQSPKSENLKRFIGNEVEITGKIADEPKIYPKWTDYDLSLKNINDEEIKGFIRLRAYGGRIFSYNDIVKFKGALEEPPFYLLSEDINAVSNTGGSKVEKIGEGKGNSIKKSSISFKKYIQNLYFYYLPRMESVLISGIVLGGDQTIPEGVQKIFRDTGTVHILAVSGMNVGLIGTISFMILVGILRLPRKIAVIPSILMIWFYSLATGMNPPVVRSAITLTIIFFGYILERENDVLNSLSLAALIILLFNPLALFSISFQLSFICVLSMILIYPELEKIQIKKINKEEKGKMEDLKRINMNFPDNYMGKFSHSAKELFLLSLAIQVGVWPVGAFYFQQVSLISVIANIFVVPLVGIILYLGISMVIFSKISFLVKILADTNWFLLITLEKIVLFFAQLPYSNFHIQSAGLFFILCYYIIILLYINRKGFYAGQKR